ATGCGATCGACGAGCGATTGGTTACGGACGACATTTTCGTGGCTCGCTACCACGGTGACGATGGGCTCCCCGGCGATGAAGGCGCGTTCGTCCTCTGTTCGTGTTGGTTCGTCAACGCACTCGCACTCACCGGACGCGTCGAGGATGCCCGGTCACGGTTTGAATCACTGCTCGAGTATCTGAGTCCGCTGGGGCTGGTCGCAGAGGAGATCGACCCTGAGACTGGTGCACATCTCGGGAACTATCCGCAGGCGTTCAGCCACATTGGAATCATCAATAGCGCGCTGTACCTCGGCTACGTTCACGGGCATGAGTTACCCGGTCCGGAACCGATGGGGATTCGGCTCGGTAATCCAGCCGTGGTCTTCGATGAGTGAGCGCGACTGTGGCCGTCGTTGACGGAGCATTGGAGGCCACAGACCCCATACGAGACGCATTGGTCTCGCTCGAATACGGTGATATCGAGGTTGGGAGCGTCACTGGCTACCGACATTCCCGGGATGTCACCGCCGACGACAACGGATATACTCATGGATCGAATGCTATAGGAACCCTCAGAAACACCGCTCGAATGTGTGTGCGTTGGTTCCCGATTTGCCTCGTATCTGTGTAACCGACGTAACCAAAGACGAGCCCTCACTGGTATCGTGGCAACTGAAACTATTTATGCACCGACCGTACAGCCCTCGTGCGATCAGGTGTACACTGACGGCCAGTGGCTACGATAGCAAAAACACTATCGGCACCCCTGCGGAATCACCAGTGAATGGACCGACGAGACGCTGTCCGACGCGTCGGTGTCGTCGTACTTGTGGTAAATTTCTTGCTGGCCGTCGCGAAAGGTGCGGTGTGGTGGACAACGGGGAGCTACGCCGTCGGCTCGGAAGCGGTCAATAGCATTGCAGACACGGTCTACAGCGTCGTCGTGCTCGCTGGGCTGTACGTTACCACCCAACCGCCGGATTTCGAACATCCACACGGCCACGAGCGCATCGAGCCGTTCGTCTCGCTGTTCGTTGCCGCCGGCGTACTCGCCGCAGGTGGCACCGTTCTCTACCGATCAGTGATGACGCTCGTCGCGGGAGATTACGCAGTGTTCGCTGGTCCGTGGGCGGTCGGCGTGCTCGTCACGAGCGCGGTGGTGAAGTTCGGGCTCTTCCGGTACTGTCTGCGGGTTGCCGATGCGTACAACTCACCCGCGACGACCGCGACAGCGCTCGATAATCGCAACGACATTCTGACCGCGGCTGCGGCGCTTGTGGGCGTTTTGGGTGCCGCCGCAGGGTACCCGTTCCTGGATCCGTTAGCTGGTGCCGTCGTCGCGCTGGGAATCTTCTATACGGGCTACGACATCGTCAGCGAGAACATCGACTATCTCGTCGGTGCAGCGCCGCCACCCGAACTCCGTGAGGAGATCCGTGAGCGGGCGCTCGCCCACCCAGAGGTCTACGGCGCCCACGACGTCGTTGCCCACTACGTCGGTCCAGAAATCGACGTCAGCTTGCACATCGAAGTCGAGGGCGACCTGACGCTCCAACAAGCCCACGATATCGAGTCGACGATTGCGGCGGATATCCGTGACATCCCCGAGGTCGACGATGTATTCGTCCACGTCGATCCACGGGAGCTCGGCGAGTGGAAAGAGAACAAATAGCGATGCCTCAGGAGACCAATCCAGCACCCAGAACCGAGTTCAATCCGAGAGTTGCACAGACCCAGTAATACCATACCGCCGGACGGCCCACGAACCAGCTGCGAGGACGCCTGCCACTGCTGCAGGCCAGCGGTCAGTACTGAGATACAGATCCGGAGACGGTAGCCGATACGTACTAATCGGGAAGAAAACGGCGTACGCCTCGCCGGTCGTCGTGAGCAACGCAACGTCGAGGGCATGGTGTGAGACTGCGCCGATAGCAGTCAGCGCAATCGCTTGTCGTCGATAGTCGGGTGCGACCAGAAGCGATCCCAAGAGGACAACGAGCACACTCCCACCGAGCGTGTGCAGCGGTGCCCACGAAACGGGGCTGCCGGTTACCAACTCGAGAGGGCCAGTCGGGATCACGGGTGCAATCTTTCTGAAATCCGGCGACAGCGCACCGACCATCACGAGAGTGACCTGTGGCGCTCGAACTCGCTCGTATCGAACCGAAAGCAGCGTCCCGATGCTGTAGCCGACCAGCACGTGCGTGAGGAGATCGGGCATCACCGATCACGCTGCTCCCGCTGTCGCTCGGCATGCGAGCAGTCTCGGTGTTGCTTGATCGAGCCGTCAGCGGATGTGCCACCGTCTTGTGACTGACCGGAGACGACACCGGATGTGTCACCGTTCGTCGGCGCCGTGGGTCGGGGAACGAGCGCCTTTCGGGCCCGATCGACGCGCCAGTCCCGGACGAGTCGTGCGAGAACCCAGCACCCGGCGACGAACGAGATGCCGATCATATAAAACGATTCCCACAGGGCAGTAGAGATCGTTCGAGTCGCGTCGAGTGTCGACGCGTCTTCGAGCGTTCCGAACACCGTCACGCGATCGCCCGTCTCGAGGGGGCCGGTCGACCGCTTGAGGCTATCAGCAGTATGGACCACTGAGAACCTGCCGTTCCCGTTCGGCTGCGTTGCGATCATAAGGGGGTCAGTCTCGACGACAGACCCATCAAGAACGACACGCTCACCGATATACGATTCGCGATTCGACGTCACGTCGGCTTCGTCCGGATACGTTGTTTCCAGCGGATCAACGACTGCTGTGCTCGCCCAAGACAGGAGACCGACGAGAGTGATAAGGAGGACGACACCGGCCAGAAGCCGACCGGACTGACCGAACGGTTCACGTGTGGACATTCACTCTCATGACTGTCGCCTGAGACATAGCCGTTGTGCAGGATATGCTGACTATCAGCGACAGCTTCCACACCTGCCTTTGGTTCATCGGAGTGGTCAGCGTACTTCTGAACAGCTGGAAGAAACGTTTCGATCCAGTCACTTGCGAAACTCAGCCGATGGCTCAATCTCGGACAGGTGGCGCACCAGCAAACCACGCTGACTGTTGGTCATCGAGACGGATACGTTTCAAAGGGATCAACGCTTTTGCAGACCGCTCGAGGGGGCCAACACTATACGTGTTGGTATCGAACGGTTGATGCTATGGCCGACGATAAGACCGGCCCAGTTTACTACGTGATCAGTGATCTCCACATCGGCGGCGACGAACAATTAGCGAAGGTTGACTTTCTCGACGAATTGCTCGACTTTCTCGAGCGCCTCGAGACGACCGACGAGGACGCAGAGTTACTGATCAACGGCGATGCGTTCGGACTGTGGGAGTTCACCGAGCTCGACGGACTGGCGAAATTCGATGTCCTGACTGAAACGTATCCTGAGCTGTTCGAGCAGTTACGTGCGACCGGTGAATCAGTACCAATCACGCTGTTGCCGGGAAACCACGACAGCGAACTTGCCGCATATGACGAGTACGTCGAGCGGTTGGCTGAATACAACGTCGACCTCGTTCAGGCCGAGTCGATCACCCGGCCAGTCGGCAACCGGGAGATCTGGTTCGAACATGGACACCAGCAGGACCCGAACAACCGATTCGAGGATTTCGGGAATCCGTATGAGACACCGCTAGGGTACTTCTACAACACGCACGTGACGAGCCGGGCAGGCCAACTGTCAGACAGAGGACGGTACAATTGGTTGAAAGACGTGCAGGCAGTTACGCCGACCGAGCGTGTGCCTCACTGGCTCCTCTCGAAGTACTTCTACCGAGAAATGAACCCCATCTTGAGATATGCTGTGATCCCGTTTCTGTTACTCTTCAATATCAGCGTCGTTCTCGCGGTGCTGGCGGGATTAGATGTAGCTGGCATCTGGACGATACCAGTCGAGACGACGGATGCGGTGCTCTCCCAATTGGGCTTGGTTGGGGAGGCTGTTCACTTCGTCCTCGTCGTTAACGCGGCGGTCGCCGGCGTTATTCTTCTTGTGGGGATTCCCGTTTATTTTATCCTTCGGGATCTCGGAGAGACTATCGATCGATTCGGGATTTCCGAGACGGACCTCACCGTCGACCCTGATGAACCGTACAAGGAGGCTGCCCGCGAAGTGTTTGCTGACCAGCCGGAGACAGCAGTTTTCTGTTACGGTCACACCCATCGTCCGACGATGAACGAGGTTGACGGCAGGTTGCTCGTCAACACTGGAACGTGGCTCAAGCGCCTCCATCGACGAGACGTCATCGCGGGGGTACTCCCGCCAGTGTTCTACCCGTCGTATCAGCTGTGTGTCGTTCGCATCACGTCTACACCAGAGGGCGTGGTAGTCGAGTACGAGGAGATAGAGAAACCGAGCCCCAGCACGGACGAGATCACCTTTATCGAGCGTCTTCTCACGCTGGGTCGCGAACCGAGACCGGAGTTGCCGGGGCGATCGGTCGTCGACGATGAGGTACCAGAATCTGCTTCCAACGCGGGTGAATGAGTAGAGTCGACGTTCAGATTCGACCAGCGACAGCACCTCTTCGAAACATGGACCCCAGCCCCAGTCCCGTGGTCAGCAGGTCAGCTCTGACCAAGCTGGTTTAAATCGAAAACATATGTCAGAGTGTGTCGTGGACCGTCATCCTCGTCCACCTGCGTTCGTGATAATGACTAACTCACCACACAGTATTGCAGTGATCGATGGCAAGTTCAGAAGATAATCCCTCAGAGCACAACGCGGAGACACTGTCGATTGACGCTGGAGGGACGTTGACCGACACGTTCCTCATGGACTCGAACGGAGAGTTTACCGTCGGCAAAGCGAAGACGACCCCCGACGATGAATCACGAGGGTTCATCAAATCGTCCAAAGACGCACTAGATTCTTGGGATCTGGACGTGGACGATGCGTTCCCGAATCTCGTTTCGACGGTTTACTCGGGGACGGCGATGCTCAATCGACTGGTCGAGCGCGAAAGTGAAGTCGACGTTGGCATCCTCACTACCGGAGGGATGGAAGACACACTCCGGATGGGGCGTGGCCGGCAGTCGTATACCGGTTTTTCGTACTCGGATCGCCTACACGTTAATACGCACAAACATCCCGAGCCGCTGATTCCCCGGAACCGTATTCGGGGCGTTCGAGAACGGATCGACGTCAAAGGGAACGAACTGATCCCCCTCGAAGAGTACGAAGATGACATCAGGGAGGGCGTCAACGACCTTCTCGATCAAGGCGTCGACGAGATCGCAGTGATGTTCCTTCACTCCTACCAGGAAGACAAACACGAGCAACGGACGAAGGAGGTCGCCGAGGAGGTCATCGAAGAACGGGGCGCGGACACGACGGTTATGCTGTCAAGCGAGTACTATCCCACCCTGAAGGAGCTCCCCCGACTGAACACACTCGTTGCGGAAGCGTTCGCCGCGGAGCCATCACGGGAACAGCTGACGAGGGTTCAACAGTCCGTTGACGACCACGGTGGCGAAGTCGGCGTCCGGGTCATGGCGAGTCATGGTGGGACGATCGACATCTACGCAAACGAGCTGGCGCGGACGCTGATCTCCGGTCCCATCGGTGGGATGATCGGAGCGAACTACTTCGGCAAAGAACTCGGCTACGAGAACCTCGTCTGTACCGACATCGGGGGGACGAGCTTCGACATGGGGATCATCATCGACAACGACTGGAAAATCGATTACAGTCCGGAGATGGCTCGGCTCCTCCTGTCGTTGCCGATGGTCAATATGGAGAGTGTCGGGTCGGGGACCGGTAGTTACGTCCGGGTGAACCCGACGTTCGACAAAATCGAGCTTGGCCCGGAGAGTGCGGGTGACCAGGTCGGCGTCTGTGCAACCGAAACCGACGTCGAGACGGTAACAGTAACCGACTGCCACGTTGCGCTGGGCTGGATCGACCCCGAAAACTTCCTCGGTGGAGACATGCCCATCAGTCGTGAAGTCGCCGAAGAAGCGATCGAAGAACAGGTCGCGGATAAGCTGGATATGGGCGTTTACGAGGCTGCGGAAGGGGTTATCAAAATCCTCGAGAACAAGCTGCAAAACGACCTCGAGGCCGTCGTGACCGGCGAGGGATACGCACCGTCGAACTTCAAGTGCCTCTCCTACGGTGGGGGCGGACCGGTTCACACGGCTGGATACACCAAAAGCCTCGGCTTCGACGAGGTCCTTATTCCGGAGTGGGCGGCTGGGTTCTCCGCGTTCGGCTGTGGTGCAGCCGACTACGAATACCGGTACGACCAGACGACCAGCATCGACATCGACGCCGATCTGTCGATAGAAGAAGCGGCCCAAACCGCCGGGGAAGAACTAACGCAGGTCTGGAAGAACCTCGAGGGCAAGGTCGAAGACGAGTTCGCCAAAAGCGACATCGGACTGGAGGAAGTCGAGTTCCAGTACAACATCCTCGGACAGTACCAGGGACAGCTCAACAGTATCGACATCCGGTCGCCCGTTGACCGAGTCGATACCCCGGAAAAACTGGAGGAGCTGATCGACACGTTCGAAGAAGGCTACCGGCGGCAGTACTCCGAAGAAGCGCGTTCCCCGGAGCTCGGACACACGATCACGCAGGCGTCTGTCCGTGGCGTCCGAGACGTGGTCAAACCCGAAATACCGACAGAAGAAGTACAGGGCGCCGAGCCCCCCGAGGACGCCCACAAGGGGTCCCGCGAGGCCTACTGGGACGGCGTGTGGATCAAGACTGACGTCTACGATCTCCACGCACTCAACCCCGGGAACGAGGTCAGCGGTCCCGCCGTTCTCGAGGGTGAGGCAACGACGTACATCGTTCCACCGAACTACGAGACGTGGCTCGACGAGCACCGCGTCCACCACCTCACACGGGAGGAATAGAGAGAGCGACCTCTCGCCTTTCGTGTAGATATGCATCTACCACACTGTGGGTATCGCAGGCACTGTGATAACCCGGAAGTGAGGTGGGTGCACTGCACCAGCCCACATCTGGCTGTAGACAGATGAAGATGTCAGACAAGCAAATATGAGTTCAGAACAACATCCACCGGACGCGTCAGAAGAAGAAGAGTACGAACAGAGCGGAGAGAGCTTTCCTCGAATGCAGGAGGAAAAACGGAAGGTCCAAACGAAGCTAGAAAACGGCGAAGGCATCGGCTGGGATGGACAGACCCTTCGCGGACAGTTCGAGGACCTCGAAGAAAAGACCGAGAAGACGGGCCACTATGCTGGATTCGAGAAACTCTCGTTGAAAGACGAGAACCCGATCGAATACGAGCAGATGTTCGCCCAGCTGCGTGGCGAACTGGTCAACGCGCGAGAAACCTCGAAAGAGGTCGCCGCGACCCCGATCGTCGAACAGGAAGGTGAGCTATGTTATGGTCTGTTCACACCGGAGGGTGACTCGATCGCCATCTCGACTGGGATCATCGTGCACATCCACACGATGAGTGAGGCGATCAAGTACATGATCAATCACGATTACGAGGAGAGTCCCGGGATCGAACCCGGCGACATCTTCGTGAACAACGACACACACGTGGGTAACGTCCATCCCTGTGACATCGCGACCCTCATCCCCATCTTCCACGAGGGCGAGCTTATCGCCTGGGCTGGCGGTGTCAACCACGTCATCGATACGGGTGCGGTCGGGCCTGGTAGCATGAACGTCTCACAGGCCTCCCGCTTCGGTGACGGGGCTTACTACACCGCCCGAAAAATCGGAGAGGAGCTCGAGATATACAACTCTTGGAAAAACGATTTCCCGGACAAGACCAGAACGCCGGACTTCCTGAAGCTCGACGAGCGGACGCGGATGACCGGCTGTCTGATGATCCGCAATGCCGTAAACGATCTCATCGACGATTACGGTATCGAGAAATTCAAGCAGCTCTCTCGTGAGGCGATCGAGGACGGTCGCCGGGGCTTCCGAAGTCGTATCCAGAAGACGATGCTGCCCGGAACCTACCGCGGTGCATCCTTCGTCGATGCACTCTACGAGGGACAGAAGAACCTTTCGCGAGCGTATGCGAGTGAGAACCACCTCATGCACGCTCCGTCGGAGCTACACGTCCGCGAGGATGGCTCCTTCCAAGTGTCCTTCGAGGGGGCAAACAAGTGGGGATGGCATCCGTATAACTGTACGCCAGCCGCCATTCAGGGTGGTATCTGGGTGATGCTTACCCAAACGGTCATCCCGAACAAACTGGTCAACGACGGTGCCTACTACAGCTGTGACTTCCACTTACCGGAGGGTTCGTGGGCGAA
The sequence above is a segment of the Natrinema sp. HArc-T2 genome. Coding sequences within it:
- a CDS encoding metal-dependent hydrolase encodes the protein MPDLLTHVLVGYSIGTLLSVRYERVRAPQVTLVMVGALSPDFRKIAPVIPTGPLELVTGSPVSWAPLHTLGGSVLVVLLGSLLVAPDYRRQAIALTAIGAVSHHALDVALLTTTGEAYAVFFPISTYRLPSPDLYLSTDRWPAAVAGVLAAGSWAVRRYGITGSVQLSD
- a CDS encoding metallophosphoesterase encodes the protein MADDKTGPVYYVISDLHIGGDEQLAKVDFLDELLDFLERLETTDEDAELLINGDAFGLWEFTELDGLAKFDVLTETYPELFEQLRATGESVPITLLPGNHDSELAAYDEYVERLAEYNVDLVQAESITRPVGNREIWFEHGHQQDPNNRFEDFGNPYETPLGYFYNTHVTSRAGQLSDRGRYNWLKDVQAVTPTERVPHWLLSKYFYREMNPILRYAVIPFLLLFNISVVLAVLAGLDVAGIWTIPVETTDAVLSQLGLVGEAVHFVLVVNAAVAGVILLVGIPVYFILRDLGETIDRFGISETDLTVDPDEPYKEAAREVFADQPETAVFCYGHTHRPTMNEVDGRLLVNTGTWLKRLHRRDVIAGVLPPVFYPSYQLCVVRITSTPEGVVVEYEEIEKPSPSTDEITFIERLLTLGREPRPELPGRSVVDDEVPESASNAGE
- a CDS encoding cation diffusion facilitator family transporter translates to MDRRDAVRRVGVVVLVVNFLLAVAKGAVWWTTGSYAVGSEAVNSIADTVYSVVVLAGLYVTTQPPDFEHPHGHERIEPFVSLFVAAGVLAAGGTVLYRSVMTLVAGDYAVFAGPWAVGVLVTSAVVKFGLFRYCLRVADAYNSPATTATALDNRNDILTAAAALVGVLGAAAGYPFLDPLAGAVVALGIFYTGYDIVSENIDYLVGAAPPPELREEIRERALAHPEVYGAHDVVAHYVGPEIDVSLHIEVEGDLTLQQAHDIESTIAADIRDIPEVDDVFVHVDPRELGEWKENK
- a CDS encoding hydantoinase/oxoprolinase family protein, which translates into the protein MASSEDNPSEHNAETLSIDAGGTLTDTFLMDSNGEFTVGKAKTTPDDESRGFIKSSKDALDSWDLDVDDAFPNLVSTVYSGTAMLNRLVERESEVDVGILTTGGMEDTLRMGRGRQSYTGFSYSDRLHVNTHKHPEPLIPRNRIRGVRERIDVKGNELIPLEEYEDDIREGVNDLLDQGVDEIAVMFLHSYQEDKHEQRTKEVAEEVIEERGADTTVMLSSEYYPTLKELPRLNTLVAEAFAAEPSREQLTRVQQSVDDHGGEVGVRVMASHGGTIDIYANELARTLISGPIGGMIGANYFGKELGYENLVCTDIGGTSFDMGIIIDNDWKIDYSPEMARLLLSLPMVNMESVGSGTGSYVRVNPTFDKIELGPESAGDQVGVCATETDVETVTVTDCHVALGWIDPENFLGGDMPISREVAEEAIEEQVADKLDMGVYEAAEGVIKILENKLQNDLEAVVTGEGYAPSNFKCLSYGGGGPVHTAGYTKSLGFDEVLIPEWAAGFSAFGCGAADYEYRYDQTTSIDIDADLSIEEAAQTAGEELTQVWKNLEGKVEDEFAKSDIGLEEVEFQYNILGQYQGQLNSIDIRSPVDRVDTPEKLEELIDTFEEGYRRQYSEEARSPELGHTITQASVRGVRDVVKPEIPTEEVQGAEPPEDAHKGSREAYWDGVWIKTDVYDLHALNPGNEVSGPAVLEGEATTYIVPPNYETWLDEHRVHHLTREE